In the genome of Macellibacteroides fermentans, one region contains:
- a CDS encoding DUF4252 domain-containing protein, with protein sequence MKKIMAILALVIICQAGYSQKNVNDLFKEFSKMNNVTTISMGQITMKFASLFSDTMGVDGIEVYSLEDCTNDVKEKLSKAVSQLKDNKFETMVNANENGERTKVLVRIENEMIREMVIVTTGSDAALVRIKGKIKPSDIERMVNKHGKGES encoded by the coding sequence ATGAAAAAAATCATGGCCATACTGGCACTCGTAATCATATGCCAGGCAGGATATAGTCAGAAAAATGTAAACGACCTGTTCAAGGAGTTTTCGAAAATGAACAATGTAACTACCATCAGCATGGGACAGATCACCATGAAATTTGCGAGTCTGTTTTCGGACACGATGGGGGTAGACGGGATAGAGGTGTATTCGTTGGAAGACTGCACCAATGATGTAAAGGAAAAACTAAGCAAGGCGGTGAGCCAGCTTAAAGACAATAAGTTTGAGACAATGGTCAACGCCAACGAAAACGGAGAACGCACCAAAGTGCTGGTCCGCATCGAAAATGAGATGATCCGCGAGATGGTGATCGTAACCACAGGCAGCGACGCAGCATTGGTACGTATAAAAGGTAAAATCAAACCATCAGACATCGAACGGATGGTTAACAAACACGGTAAAGGTGAGTCCTGA
- the rpsO gene encoding 30S ribosomal protein S15, with product MYLDSAKKAELFEKYGKSSADTGSAESQIALFTFRISHLTEHLKKNHKDYSTSRALKMLVGKRRRLLDYLIAKDIERYRAIIKELGIRK from the coding sequence ATGTATTTAGATTCAGCTAAAAAGGCAGAACTTTTCGAAAAGTACGGAAAGTCTAGCGCAGACACAGGTTCTGCAGAAAGCCAGATCGCTCTTTTCACTTTCCGCATTTCTCATTTAACAGAACACTTGAAAAAGAATCACAAAGATTATAGTACTTCAAGAGCTCTTAAAATGTTGGTAGGTAAACGTCGTCGTTTACTGGATTACCTAATTGCTAAAGACATCGAAAGATATCGTGCAATCATCAAAGAACTTGGTATCAGAAAGTAA
- a CDS encoding AMP-binding protein — protein MELQDKTIGQWLEHWAETTPDKEYLVYSDRDLRFTWKEFNERVDKMAKGLLAIGVTKGTHVGIWATNVPDWLTFLYAGAKIGAVLVTVNTNYKQHELEFLVENSDLHTLCITEGVFDGNYVDMVYEMIPELRNSQRGYLSCSRFPKMKNVVFIGQEKFRGMYNTPELLLLGDNISDEVLDDVKSTITCHDVANMQYTSGTTGFPKGVMLTHHNITNNGLFTGEGMGFTQNDKLCCCVPLFHCFGVVLATMNCLTHGSTQVMVEKFDPLVVLASVHKERCTALYGVPTMFIAELNHPMFSMFDLTSLRTGIMAGALCPIELMRAVTDKMHITHITSVYGLTESSPGMTHTTLDDSFEERCTTVGKEYPHTEVKIVNPETGEECPQGVQGEICCRGYLVMKGYYKNPEATAEVIDKDGWLHSGDLGIKNEQGNYVITGRIKDMIIRGGENIYPREIEEFLYHLEGVKDVQVAAIASQKYGEEVGAFIIQKEGVTLTEEIVKDFCRGKIARHKIPKYVFFIDGFPLTGSGKIQKYKLKDIGLQLLKEQGITPQ, from the coding sequence ATGGAATTACAAGACAAAACAATCGGACAATGGCTTGAGCATTGGGCCGAGACAACACCCGATAAAGAATACCTTGTTTATTCGGACCGCGACCTGCGTTTCACCTGGAAGGAGTTTAACGAACGGGTAGACAAAATGGCCAAAGGATTGCTGGCTATCGGTGTAACAAAAGGAACCCATGTAGGAATCTGGGCAACCAATGTTCCCGACTGGCTTACCTTTCTGTATGCCGGAGCTAAAATCGGAGCGGTATTGGTAACTGTAAATACCAATTACAAGCAGCACGAACTGGAATTTCTTGTTGAAAATTCGGATTTACACACCTTATGTATTACCGAAGGGGTATTTGACGGAAACTATGTAGACATGGTCTACGAAATGATTCCCGAACTTAGAAATTCTCAACGAGGTTATCTTAGCTGCAGCCGTTTTCCCAAAATGAAGAATGTGGTTTTTATCGGCCAGGAAAAATTCAGAGGGATGTACAATACACCCGAATTATTACTGTTGGGAGACAACATCAGCGACGAAGTGCTGGACGATGTAAAATCCACCATTACATGTCATGACGTAGCCAATATGCAATATACCTCTGGAACCACCGGATTCCCAAAAGGTGTAATGCTCACACATCACAATATAACAAACAACGGACTCTTTACAGGAGAAGGCATGGGTTTTACACAAAACGATAAGCTATGTTGCTGTGTACCCCTGTTCCACTGTTTTGGCGTAGTACTGGCAACCATGAATTGCCTTACGCACGGGTCCACCCAGGTGATGGTGGAAAAGTTTGACCCGCTGGTGGTTCTGGCTTCTGTTCACAAAGAACGGTGCACCGCTCTCTATGGCGTTCCCACCATGTTTATTGCCGAATTGAACCATCCCATGTTTTCCATGTTCGACCTCACCTCGCTACGAACAGGGATCATGGCAGGAGCCTTATGCCCCATTGAGCTGATGCGTGCAGTAACAGATAAGATGCATATTACACATATAACTAGTGTATATGGACTTACCGAAAGTTCACCGGGAATGACTCATACAACCCTGGATGATTCCTTCGAAGAAAGATGTACTACAGTTGGAAAAGAATACCCTCACACGGAAGTGAAGATTGTAAATCCGGAAACCGGAGAAGAATGTCCTCAGGGTGTTCAGGGGGAAATATGCTGCCGCGGATACCTTGTTATGAAAGGCTACTATAAAAATCCGGAAGCTACCGCCGAAGTTATCGATAAGGATGGCTGGTTACACAGCGGCGATCTGGGTATCAAAAATGAACAAGGAAACTATGTAATAACCGGCCGGATAAAAGATATGATCATTCGGGGAGGTGAAAATATTTACCCCCGCGAAATAGAAGAGTTCCTATACCACCTGGAAGGTGTAAAAGATGTACAGGTTGCCGCCATCGCCTCGCAGAAATATGGAGAAGAGGTAGGAGCCTTTATCATTCAAAAAGAGGGCGTGACTCTTACCGAAGAAATTGTCAAAGATTTCTGCCGGGGTAAAATAGCCCGCCATAAAATACCAAAATATGTATTCTTCATTGACGGCTTTCCATTGACGGGAAGTGGCAAGATCCAAAAATATAAACTCAAAGATATCGGGTTACAACTACTCAAAGAACAGGGAATAACCCCTCAATGA
- a CDS encoding DUF4252 domain-containing protein produces MKAKYIILALLCIVFSQAGLAQTTSKLFEKYADMDNVTSVYISKAMFKMMPTMQTAGLNLMNMKGKVESLQVLTTERKDLTVKMRNEFSQLVTKQHEELMRVRDGKTKATFYAVMKGDLVKDMLMLADTEDGFTVIQLLGNFTLQDIQEITKDMDK; encoded by the coding sequence ATGAAAGCAAAATATATCATACTCGCACTTCTGTGCATCGTATTCAGTCAGGCTGGTCTGGCGCAGACAACCAGTAAACTGTTCGAAAAATACGCCGACATGGACAATGTTACTTCGGTCTATATCTCGAAGGCCATGTTTAAAATGATGCCCACCATGCAGACAGCAGGATTAAATCTGATGAACATGAAAGGGAAAGTGGAATCATTGCAGGTACTTACCACCGAACGCAAGGATCTGACAGTGAAGATGCGCAACGAGTTTTCTCAGTTGGTAACCAAACAACACGAAGAGCTAATGCGCGTTCGCGACGGTAAAACCAAGGCAACCTTCTATGCCGTAATGAAAGGAGATCTGGTAAAAGACATGCTGATGCTGGCAGATACCGAAGATGGGTTTACGGTGATACAGCTGCTTGGGAATTTTACCCTGCAGGATATCCAGGAAATTACCAAAGACATGGATAAATAA
- the ahcY gene encoding adenosylhomocysteinase, translated as MSQLFPTTLPYKVADMSLAEFGRKEIEIAEHEMPGLMALRAKYADKQPLKGARITGSLHMTIQTAVLIETLVALGADVRWASCNIFSTQDHAAAAIAATGVPVFAWKGESLEEYWWCTDMALRFPEGKGPHMIVDDGGDASLLVHMGYRAEIDAETINRKGGNHEEQVILDTLNTILAEDNQRWHRAVEEMKGVSEETTTGVHRLYQMMEKGELLVPAINVNDSVTKSKFDNLYGCRESLADGIKRATDVMIAGKVVVVLGYGDVGKGCARSMRSYGARVIVTEIDPICALQAAMEGFEVTTMEEAVKEGNIFVTTTGNCDIITIEHMAQMKDQAIVCNIGHFDNEIQVDKLVNYPNIKHTNIKPQVDKYTFPTGNSIFLLAEGRLVNLGCATGHPSFVMSNSFTNQVLAQIDLWQMAYEIGVYRLPKRLDEEVARLHLERIGVKLSVLSEKQADYIGVPVDGPYKPEHYRY; from the coding sequence ATGTCACAACTATTTCCAACCACGCTGCCTTATAAAGTAGCGGATATGAGTTTGGCCGAGTTTGGTCGCAAGGAGATTGAAATCGCCGAACACGAAATGCCGGGTTTAATGGCGCTTCGTGCCAAGTATGCCGATAAACAGCCGCTAAAAGGCGCCCGAATTACCGGCTCATTGCACATGACTATTCAGACGGCCGTTCTGATCGAGACATTGGTTGCTCTGGGAGCCGATGTTCGCTGGGCAAGCTGTAATATTTTCTCTACGCAGGATCATGCCGCCGCCGCCATTGCCGCCACAGGCGTACCTGTATTTGCGTGGAAAGGAGAATCCCTCGAAGAATACTGGTGGTGTACAGACATGGCACTCCGTTTCCCCGAAGGAAAAGGTCCGCATATGATTGTAGACGACGGAGGTGATGCTTCCCTGTTGGTACATATGGGATACCGTGCCGAAATAGACGCCGAAACCATCAACCGTAAAGGCGGCAATCATGAAGAGCAGGTTATTCTGGATACACTCAATACTATTCTGGCCGAAGATAACCAGCGCTGGCATCGTGCGGTTGAAGAGATGAAAGGGGTTTCAGAAGAGACAACCACCGGTGTACATCGTCTTTACCAGATGATGGAAAAAGGGGAATTGCTGGTTCCTGCCATCAATGTAAACGACTCGGTAACCAAATCCAAATTCGATAATCTGTACGGTTGCCGCGAATCGCTGGCCGATGGTATCAAACGTGCCACCGATGTAATGATTGCCGGTAAGGTAGTAGTTGTTCTGGGTTATGGTGATGTAGGTAAAGGATGTGCCCGTTCCATGCGTTCGTACGGTGCACGTGTGATCGTGACCGAAATAGACCCGATCTGTGCATTGCAGGCTGCCATGGAAGGATTTGAAGTAACCACCATGGAAGAGGCGGTTAAAGAGGGTAACATATTTGTTACCACTACCGGAAACTGCGATATCATCACCATCGAGCATATGGCTCAGATGAAAGATCAGGCTATTGTATGTAACATCGGCCATTTCGACAACGAGATTCAGGTAGACAAGCTGGTTAATTATCCAAATATCAAACATACAAACATCAAACCACAGGTAGACAAGTACACCTTTCCAACCGGGAACTCCATCTTCCTGTTGGCCGAAGGACGTTTGGTAAACCTGGGTTGTGCAACCGGACACCCCTCTTTTGTAATGAGCAATTCATTTACAAACCAGGTTCTGGCACAAATAGATCTGTGGCAGATGGCTTACGAAATAGGTGTTTATCGCCTGCCTAAACGACTCGACGAAGAGGTAGCCCGCCTGCATCTGGAACGTATCGGTGTGAAACTGTCTGTTTTAAGTGAAAAGCAGGCCGATTACATCGGTGTACCCGTAGACGGACCTTATAAACCGGAACACTACAGATATTAA
- a CDS encoding YfhO family protein has product MQSLAKKWGGHLAALLLFTVVTIAYFSPSVLDGKVIHQGDMLKFSGMSEELNKHAAEAKDGNIIAWTGSMFSGMPSYNIAVKGTAPEYLFYLEKAIKSVDFNGASMVLTGLICFYILMCVMGIPLWLAIAGAIAFAFASYNLIIIEAGHITKAYVIAYMPLTIAGMLLLFRSKFLWGAVLFTLGVALSVLNGHLQITYYLALLCLFIYIGFAWDQIRQKAMVPLVKISGVMLVCVILAVLPNLGNLYANWEMSKTSMRGPTELTQATTGSAAKVSDGLDKEYAFAWSYGKGELLTLLVPNAYGGASGGTLDNNSNLYKELRSKGAQLGNDVQSYTYWGDKIFTSGPVYFGAIVCFLFVLGLFVVPGKLKWWMLGGSVFLTLLALGKNFDGFNDFMFHNLPMYNKFRTVEMALVIPGLVFPLIAFWGLKEILSGKVDVNLLKRGTLTALGLTGGICLILWLMPSLFLDFRSPMDTQYQMPDWYYNALLMDRKSLAQADALRSLIFILLGVSLLFWYFKAKNKEKTAVYVGVGIAILMLADLWSVDKRYLNGDDFVREQPAETYKATVADKEILKDTDPSFRVLNLNNPFQETTTSFYHKSIGGYHAAKLRRYQELIDHRLTGEIQSIMKTFQQAKTADDVIKGLMVCPTLNMLNMRYIIYNPEQAPIRNPFAYGNAWFAQKVEMVDNADAEMAAMNQFNPLMVAVVDKRFAADLEGFTPQPDSTATIALTDYKPNVVTYQSNTKTEQLAIFSEIYYQPGWKAFVDGKETPHFRADWTLRALRVPAGEHQIVFRFEPDNYIMATQVASVSSLIILLLLAGAIAWSVWNTLKKDKELQK; this is encoded by the coding sequence ATGCAGAGCTTAGCAAAGAAATGGGGCGGGCATTTGGCAGCCCTCCTTTTATTTACGGTAGTTACAATAGCCTACTTCTCTCCATCGGTATTGGATGGAAAGGTGATACATCAGGGCGATATGCTCAAGTTCTCAGGCATGTCTGAAGAGCTCAACAAGCATGCGGCCGAGGCCAAAGACGGTAACATAATCGCGTGGACCGGATCCATGTTCTCCGGTATGCCCTCGTATAACATTGCGGTGAAGGGAACAGCACCCGAATACCTTTTCTATCTGGAAAAAGCGATTAAGTCGGTCGACTTTAACGGGGCCAGCATGGTGCTCACCGGACTGATCTGCTTCTACATCCTGATGTGTGTAATGGGGATTCCGCTGTGGCTCGCCATCGCCGGAGCCATCGCTTTTGCCTTTGCTTCTTATAATCTGATTATCATCGAAGCCGGTCATATCACCAAAGCTTACGTAATTGCCTATATGCCACTCACGATAGCCGGTATGCTATTGTTGTTCCGGAGTAAATTTCTTTGGGGAGCGGTGCTGTTTACCTTGGGTGTAGCCCTTTCGGTATTGAACGGTCACTTACAGATCACCTATTACCTGGCGCTGCTTTGTCTGTTTATCTACATCGGCTTCGCCTGGGATCAGATCCGCCAAAAGGCAATGGTTCCGCTGGTGAAGATTTCGGGTGTTATGCTTGTGTGTGTTATCCTGGCTGTGTTACCTAACTTAGGGAATCTGTATGCCAACTGGGAGATGAGTAAAACCTCCATGCGCGGTCCTACGGAACTTACGCAGGCAACTACAGGAAGTGCCGCCAAAGTGTCCGACGGTCTGGACAAAGAATATGCCTTTGCCTGGAGTTACGGCAAGGGAGAGCTGCTCACCTTATTAGTACCCAATGCCTACGGAGGAGCTTCGGGAGGTACATTGGACAATAATTCAAACCTATACAAGGAGCTTCGGAGTAAAGGAGCCCAGTTAGGTAACGATGTGCAGAGTTACACCTATTGGGGCGATAAGATATTTACCTCTGGTCCGGTTTACTTCGGCGCTATCGTCTGTTTCTTGTTCGTACTGGGACTGTTCGTGGTTCCCGGAAAGCTGAAATGGTGGATGCTGGGAGGTTCTGTTTTTCTTACCTTGCTGGCATTGGGAAAGAACTTTGACGGCTTCAACGATTTTATGTTTCATAACCTGCCCATGTACAACAAGTTCCGTACGGTGGAGATGGCTTTGGTGATTCCGGGACTTGTATTCCCGCTCATTGCCTTCTGGGGATTGAAGGAGATCCTTTCCGGAAAGGTGGACGTGAACCTGCTGAAGCGGGGAACCCTTACGGCTTTAGGGCTTACAGGCGGTATTTGTCTGATTCTTTGGTTGATGCCGTCCCTGTTCCTCGATTTCCGCTCGCCCATGGATACCCAGTATCAGATGCCGGACTGGTATTACAATGCCTTGCTGATGGACCGTAAATCTCTGGCACAGGCAGATGCTTTACGCTCGTTGATTTTTATTCTGCTGGGCGTATCTCTTTTGTTCTGGTATTTTAAAGCGAAGAACAAAGAGAAAACAGCTGTATATGTTGGTGTGGGAATAGCTATCCTTATGTTGGCCGACCTATGGAGTGTGGACAAGCGCTACCTTAATGGCGACGACTTTGTACGTGAGCAACCTGCCGAGACCTATAAGGCAACGGTGGCCGATAAAGAAATACTGAAGGATACAGATCCCTCTTTCCGGGTGTTGAACCTGAATAATCCATTCCAGGAAACTACAACTTCATTTTATCATAAATCCATTGGAGGTTACCATGCTGCCAAGTTGCGCAGGTATCAGGAGTTGATTGACCATCGTCTGACGGGTGAGATACAGTCGATCATGAAAACTTTCCAACAGGCAAAGACTGCCGATGATGTGATCAAAGGACTGATGGTTTGTCCTACGTTGAATATGCTGAATATGCGCTATATCATTTACAATCCGGAACAGGCTCCTATACGCAATCCTTTCGCCTATGGAAACGCATGGTTTGCCCAAAAGGTGGAGATGGTGGACAATGCCGATGCCGAGATGGCTGCAATGAATCAGTTCAATCCGTTGATGGTGGCGGTTGTCGACAAACGTTTTGCTGCCGATCTGGAAGGTTTCACTCCTCAACCGGATTCTACGGCAACGATTGCACTTACCGATTACAAGCCGAATGTGGTTACATACCAGTCAAATACAAAAACCGAACAGCTTGCCATCTTCTCCGAGATTTATTATCAACCCGGATGGAAAGCTTTTGTGGATGGGAAGGAAACGCCTCATTTCCGTGCCGACTGGACATTACGCGCCCTTCGCGTACCTGCCGGCGAACATCAGATTGTATTCCGCTTCGAACCTGACAACTACATTATGGCAACCCAGGTTGCATCGGTAAGCTCGCTGATTATCCTGTTGCTGCTGGCCGGAGCCATAGCCTGGTCGGTATGGAATACCCTTAAGAAGGATAAAGAGCTGCAGAAATAG
- a CDS encoding basic secretory protein-like protein, with translation MSVFKSYFLSGLLCMGLLQANDVVSQSSTSKDNVSWSNYPVGNIIFKSLSPETEGARIYHELVSNPEDYIALQARKVLETLYFSPSDSIPGIKTIHYTLKEYDGISAKGGNPPTIYIDYSTKWVEKTFGKELNKEKVDYETRGVLYHELTHGFQLEPQGIGSYGTNKTFFAMIEGVADAVRLLNGCFTEKDRPKGGSYMDGYRTTGFFLAWLTKTKDPDFLKKFNQSTLKVIPWSFDGAIKYALGNQFQVDGLWNQYLTEMGDIAVANNQDPR, from the coding sequence ATGAGTGTGTTTAAATCTTATTTCTTGTCAGGACTTTTGTGTATGGGCTTACTGCAAGCCAATGATGTGGTTTCGCAATCTTCAACCTCGAAGGATAATGTATCGTGGAGCAATTATCCGGTTGGTAACATTATTTTTAAATCCTTGTCGCCCGAAACAGAAGGGGCTCGTATTTATCATGAATTGGTGTCGAATCCGGAAGATTATATTGCTTTGCAAGCACGGAAGGTATTAGAAACGCTTTATTTTTCTCCTTCTGATAGCATTCCGGGTATAAAAACGATTCATTATACCTTGAAAGAGTACGATGGGATTTCGGCAAAGGGGGGTAATCCTCCAACTATTTATATAGATTACAGTACAAAATGGGTGGAAAAAACCTTTGGAAAAGAATTGAATAAAGAAAAAGTAGATTATGAAACCCGCGGTGTTTTATATCATGAGCTAACGCATGGTTTTCAGTTAGAACCTCAGGGAATAGGCTCTTATGGAACAAATAAGACTTTCTTTGCAATGATTGAAGGTGTGGCAGATGCTGTCCGTCTGCTTAACGGTTGCTTTACAGAAAAAGACAGACCCAAAGGTGGCAGCTATATGGATGGTTACCGGACCACTGGATTCTTTCTTGCTTGGCTGACAAAGACAAAGGATCCGGATTTTCTTAAAAAGTTCAATCAAAGCACATTAAAGGTTATTCCCTGGTCGTTCGATGGAGCGATCAAGTACGCCTTAGGGAATCAATTCCAGGTAGATGGTCTTTGGAATCAGTATCTTACAGAAATGGGAGATATAGCTGTAGCAAATAATCAGGATCCCCGTTAA
- a CDS encoding RNA polymerase sigma factor, translating to MSPDQFKQTFLPLHPKLFRVAYALTGNKDDAEDILQEAYCKLWNKREELTNIINPEAFSVTLIKNLCMDFLRSSKSGRYEDSLDTITIASYNTPDTVLENADEVERVAQLIEQLPENQKRVLKLRGFGDCSMEEIEEITGFSAVNVRTLLSRARKIIKEQYIKLNVYER from the coding sequence GTGAGTCCTGATCAATTCAAACAGACGTTCCTTCCGTTGCATCCGAAGCTTTTCCGCGTTGCCTATGCCCTTACGGGTAATAAAGACGATGCCGAAGACATTCTTCAGGAGGCTTATTGCAAACTATGGAACAAACGGGAGGAACTTACAAACATTATCAATCCGGAGGCCTTTTCGGTCACCCTTATTAAAAACCTTTGCATGGATTTTCTCCGGTCTTCTAAATCGGGACGCTACGAAGATAGTCTGGATACCATTACAATTGCCAGCTACAACACGCCCGATACCGTACTCGAAAATGCAGACGAGGTTGAAAGGGTAGCACAGCTGATTGAGCAGCTGCCGGAAAACCAGAAGAGGGTTTTGAAACTAAGAGGTTTTGGCGACTGTTCCATGGAGGAGATAGAAGAGATTACCGGATTCAGTGCTGTCAATGTGCGCACACTGCTTTCGCGGGCACGTAAAATTATTAAAGAGCAATACATAAAACTAAACGTATATGAACGATAA
- a CDS encoding glycosyltransferase encodes MKGEPATRFTLFSFTMYPIMKIAILSPFYPYRGGIAQFSAMLYDELGKEHQVKAFNFKRLYPGILFPGKTQYVDKDDQAEVVESVRTLDSINPFSYFATEKALREFAPDLIIISYWMSFFVPGYAHIANRMKKSCKVVALLHNAYPHEARPMDKPLAKLFFNQCHGFITLSENVKNDLHAIRPAAPCMVSPHPLYNQFGERKDRSEACTTLGLDPDKKTLLFFGLIRHYKGLDLLIEAMSHLDNTYQLVIAGECYGSFDKYQHQIDASGAKERIRVFNRYINDNEISDYFSAADALILPYRSATQSGVVSIAYHFDTPMISTPVGDFPASIDIPKTGIVTSAITAQAIEEAILTLFKNDQLATCLKNIETEKKALSWETFAGKVINYVQTL; translated from the coding sequence ATGAAGGGTGAACCGGCAACACGGTTCACCCTCTTTTCTTTCACTATGTATCCAATTATGAAGATTGCCATCCTCTCTCCATTTTATCCTTACCGGGGCGGAATCGCCCAGTTCAGCGCCATGCTTTATGACGAGCTTGGCAAAGAACACCAGGTTAAAGCATTTAACTTCAAGCGACTATATCCCGGCATATTATTCCCCGGAAAGACACAATATGTAGATAAAGACGATCAGGCAGAAGTGGTTGAAAGTGTTCGGACATTAGACAGCATCAATCCTTTCAGCTATTTTGCTACGGAAAAAGCGTTGAGAGAGTTTGCGCCGGATCTGATTATCATCTCCTATTGGATGAGCTTCTTTGTACCCGGTTATGCCCACATAGCCAACCGGATGAAAAAAAGCTGTAAAGTGGTGGCGTTGCTTCACAATGCCTATCCTCACGAAGCCCGGCCCATGGATAAGCCGTTGGCTAAGCTGTTTTTCAATCAGTGTCATGGATTTATCACCCTCAGCGAAAATGTAAAAAACGATTTACACGCTATCCGTCCCGCGGCCCCCTGTATGGTGAGTCCGCATCCCCTGTACAACCAATTCGGCGAACGAAAAGACCGGTCGGAAGCCTGCACCACGCTGGGGCTTGATCCGGATAAAAAAACATTACTCTTTTTCGGACTGATCCGCCATTATAAAGGACTTGATTTGCTGATCGAAGCCATGTCGCATCTGGATAACACCTATCAGCTTGTAATTGCCGGCGAATGCTACGGCAGCTTCGATAAATACCAGCATCAGATCGATGCTTCCGGTGCGAAAGAGCGAATCAGGGTATTCAACCGGTATATAAATGACAATGAGATCAGCGACTACTTCTCGGCAGCAGATGCTTTGATACTGCCCTATCGTTCGGCCACACAAAGCGGAGTCGTATCTATTGCGTACCATTTCGACACCCCGATGATAAGTACTCCGGTGGGCGATTTCCCGGCAAGCATTGATATCCCGAAAACCGGTATAGTAACCTCTGCCATAACAGCCCAAGCCATTGAAGAAGCTATCCTGACCCTTTTTAAAAACGACCAGCTGGCAACCTGCCTCAAGAATATAGAGACAGAGAAAAAGGCACTATCGTGGGAAACTTTTGCAGGAAAAGTTATAAACTACGTTCAAACATTATAA
- a CDS encoding helix-turn-helix domain-containing protein has product MGNNKIIGAKIQRIRESKNLTVQEVAERSGLSVDQVERIEGSLDFPSLAPLIKIARVLGVRLGTFLDDQTELGPVICRKQDNNTATESISFSNNATKARKHMEYHSLSKAKSGRHMEPFLIDIASSSGVDFILSTHEGEEFIYVLEGIVEINYGKNTYILEEGDSIYYDSIVAHHVHAGAGSTAKILAVVYTPY; this is encoded by the coding sequence ATGGGAAATAACAAGATTATAGGAGCAAAAATACAACGCATCCGCGAATCCAAAAACCTCACCGTTCAGGAAGTTGCCGAACGCTCCGGATTAAGTGTAGATCAGGTAGAGCGTATAGAAGGAAGTCTTGATTTTCCTTCCCTGGCTCCGTTAATCAAGATTGCCCGCGTGCTGGGAGTTCGTCTGGGCACATTCCTCGACGATCAGACAGAGCTGGGTCCGGTTATTTGTCGGAAACAAGACAACAATACCGCTACAGAAAGTATAAGCTTCTCAAACAATGCCACCAAAGCACGCAAGCACATGGAATACCATTCCTTGTCGAAAGCAAAGTCGGGACGACACATGGAGCCGTTCCTGATCGATATTGCCTCGTCATCGGGCGTAGATTTTATCCTTTCCACACACGAAGGCGAAGAATTTATCTATGTTCTTGAAGGTATCGTAGAGATCAATTACGGCAAAAACACCTACATCCTTGAAGAGGGAGACAGCATTTATTACGATTCGATTGTAGCCCATCATGTACATGCCGGAGCCGGCAGTACAGCTAAAATACTGGCTGTAGTATATACGCCATACTAA